The sequence below is a genomic window from Sneathiella marina.
GTCTTCGGTGGTGTTGGTGTCCCCGATATTCATCAGCTGCATTACTTCGCCTTCGGCGATCACGGGCCGATGCATTGGACAGAATGGCGAGAACCTCAAGCGAGCCGTCTTCAACCATCAGCTGGAAGGACCGGCTGAACAGGAAATCACCGACAAGAACACTGGCCTGGTTGCCCCACAAAACATTGGCCGTTTCATTCCCACGGCGCAAATCGCTTTCATCCACCACATCATCATGCAGGAGGGTTGCCGTATGTATAAACTCGACACAAGCTGCAAGCTTCTTGGCCCGATCCCCTTCATATCCGCACAGGTTGGCGGCACCCAGTGTCAGCACAGGGCGCAATCTCTTGCCGCCTGCCGCAATCAGGTGCTTGGCCAATGTCGGGATCAACTCAACCTCACTATGCATGCGGTTGAGGATAATCTGGTTGGTTTCTTCCAGATCCGCCTGCACCAGATCCATCAAGGGCTGCAAAGATGCTTTGCCTTGCTGATTTTTGCGCTCTTCTATATTGACAATAACCGCCACGTTCGCCTCGTTCCACTAGACATGCTTAGGACTTTGATTTGGGGTGAGCATAGCTTAAGATCAAGCCCGGTCAAGTAACAGCCAGCGGCAAGCGTCAATTTATGTCTGCCCGGATCAATGAGGAGGAGCACAGGCCCTGTGGAAGAGTTAATACGGAGCAATGATCCCGTGCTGATTTCCTATATTCTCGCAATATTGGCGGATGAGGAAATCGAGGCTGTGGTGCTTGATGAGCATACCTCCATTCTGGAAGGCAGTATTGGCGCAATCCAGAAACGGGTGATGGTTCTGTCAGAGAATATAACGCAGGCGAAGCGGGTTCTGAAAGACCTGGACCTGGCGGATGAAATTAGCGAAAAATGACCGGATTGCAGATAACAATTGACGGCTTTTTGGGTAATAAATTAAAGATAAAACAACCCCATAACGGCTTTCGCGCAGGATCTGACGCTGTTTTACTGGCCTCGGCGGTGGAGACGACCGGCGCGATTTCTGTTCTTGATGTGGGCTGCGGTGTCGGCACGGCGGGACTGTGCCTTCTGCACCGATTGCCCGAAGCTACCTTATGGGGGCTTGAGGTGCAGCCGGATCTTGCGGAACTGGGCCGGGAAAATGCAGCGCTGAACGACTTGTCTGCCCGAACGCATATATTGCGGGCTGATATGGCGGATCGGACTGTTTTTCGAAAGATACAGGGGCCGGACAACAAGCCCTTTCTCGAAGCAGGTTTTGATCACGTCATTACAAATCCCCCTTTCTATGAAAAGGGCCGGGCTCAATCGGCGCAAAGCACGACGAAGACGCTCGCTCATATTGAAAGCAACGTGGATCTTGCCGCCTGGTTGCAATTTTGTGTGGCCCGGGTGAGATCGAAAGGTAAGGTAACCGTCATTCACCGGACGGATCGACTGGCGGAGATTCTATCGGTATTGTCCGGGCAATGTGGCAGTCTGCGCGTGATACCGCTCTGGCCGGATGCGGAGAGTTCCGCGAAACGGGTGATTGTCCAGGCTCTCAAGGGGGGGAAGGGCCCTCTGGAGCTCAAAAACGGTCTGATCCTTCACGATGGGGACGGGTTACCTACCCATCCGGCTGAGTTGATTTTGCGTCACGGGCCTCTCTTAATCATGCGACGAGTCGAAAATACTTGTAGATACAGATCAAATCCTTACTTTAACGCTCATGAAAATATCTGAATTAATAGCCAAGACGCCGCTGAAACGGTTTGTCGACAAATCGCCCGTTGTGGCCGTCCTTCCCCTTTATGGCGTGATTGCGTCGGGCGGGAGCAAGCTGCGCGGGAAAACCTTAATCTGTCTGGCATGGCGGAGAAAATTGAAAATGCTTTCGCGACAAAAAACCTGAGTGCTGTTGCGTTGCCGATAAATTCGCCCGGTGGCTCACCTGTGCAATCCTCCTTGATTTTTGATCGCATTTCCGTCAACTGGCCGATGAAAAAGAGATTCCGGTTTATGCCTTTGCCGAAGATGTCATGGCGTCCGGCGGATATTGGCTCGGGCTTTGTGCCGATGAAATTTATGTCAACCAGAATTCAGTGGTTGGATCGATTGGTGTCGTCTCTGCCGGCTTCGGGTTTACGGCGTTTGCTGGAAAAGGTGGGTGTGAACGGCGGGCCTATTCAGCCGGCGAAAACAAGATGAAGCTGGACCCGTTCAGCCCCGAAAAAGAAGAAGATGTTGTCTGGCTTAAAAAATCCAAACGGAAATCCATGAAAGTTTTAAAGATCTTGTCAAAACCGGCGCGGTGATCGATTGAAAAAACGCAAAGACAAAGAGCTGTTTTCAGGCGGGACGTCTGGACAGGTCCGAAAGCGGTCGAGCTGGGGCTGGTCGATGGTATTGCCGATATTCGATCCTTTATGCGCGAGAAATATGGCGAGAAAGTCAAGTTCAAACGATTTGAAGGCCGCAGGGGTTCCTGCAGCGAAAATTGGGCCTTGGTGCCTCCGTTGGTGAAGACGCGGTGGAGACATTATTGCCGCCATAAAAAATCAGGCGGCCTGGGCTCGGTTCGGATTATGATTCGCGCCTGTTTACAAAGGATAGGTCACTAGATGTTCTCACCGACTAAAATCATTTTATCGTGGTGGCCATCGCGCTGGTTTATTTCGGCCATAAATTCTATCGCTCTACCATTGCGCCGACCTGCAAAAGAATAAAAAGAACGCGGAATTCAAAGGCCGCTCGTCGGACAAAATGCTCGATCTGGAGGAATGCCCGGACTGTGGCTCCTTCGTTGCGGACCTGTCAGAACATAGGTGCAAAAGCGGAAATAATCCCCGGTTTCGATGCCGGTTGACCGCAGCCAGCCTGACCCTTATGTTGCGGCGCACATATCAACAATCAGTCTATGGTCAGTATTATGGCGAATAATGTGGCGTCTTCGCCGTCAACTTCTTTTCAGGACCTGATCCTGACATTACAACATTTCTGGTCTGAAAAGGGATGCGTCATTCTGCAACCCTATGATTTGGAAGTGGGCGCCGGAACTTTTCATCCTGCAACAACCTTACGATCCCTGGGACCCGAGCCCTGGAATGCAGCCTATGTTCAGCCGTCCCGCCGTCCAACCGATGGACGCTATGGGGAAAACCCGAACCGCGGTCAGCATTATTATCAGTTTCAGGTTCTGCTGAAGCCGTCCCCGGACAATATCCTGAGTTCGTGAATGTTGCCTTGGGAAAAAGGGAATGTAGGTAGGAGTTTCGTGTGACAAAATAGAAATTGGATTTGCTGCGCTCCAGATAGTATAATTAGTATATTGTAATATAAAGGGAAATGATCGGAAAAGGAGCGGCAGATGACCCTTGATACCTGGAACAAAATTGTTATTGGGATCGCGACGCCGGTAATTGGTTTGGTGATTTCCGGCCTGACAATCTGGAATGGCATCAATACAAGTAGTAACAGCGCCCAATTGAAAGCG
It includes:
- a CDS encoding DUF2007 domain-containing protein — translated: MEELIRSNDPVLISYILAILADEEIEAVVLDEHTSILEGSIGAIQKRVMVLSENITQAKRVLKDLDLADEISEK
- a CDS encoding tRNA1(Val) (adenine(37)-N6)-methyltransferase, translating into MTGLQITIDGFLGNKLKIKQPHNGFRAGSDAVLLASAVETTGAISVLDVGCGVGTAGLCLLHRLPEATLWGLEVQPDLAELGRENAALNDLSARTHILRADMADRTVFRKIQGPDNKPFLEAGFDHVITNPPFYEKGRAQSAQSTTKTLAHIESNVDLAAWLQFCVARVRSKGKVTVIHRTDRLAEILSVLSGQCGSLRVIPLWPDAESSAKRVIVQALKGGKGPLELKNGLILHDGDGLPTHPAELILRHGPLLIMRRVENTCRYRSNPYFNAHENI
- a CDS encoding S49 family peptidase, whose protein sequence is MASGGYWLGLCADEIYVNQNSVVGSIGVVSAGFGFTAFAGKGGCERRAYSAGENKMKLDPFSPEKEEDVVWLKKSKRKSMKVLKILSKPAR